CCCAGGCACACTCCCAGCAGGTCTTAGCCCTTTGAGCCTCCGGAGAGAGGCCTCTATTTATCCCCTCGCCCCTTCCCTCTAAGAGGACCACAGTTCTGAGACCCAGCCCTGGGGCCCGAGAGCAGGAACCCCCCTTCCCAGAGCCCTGGCTGTGGGCTGTGTGCTCCATGAGCGCACGCACGTCCACACCCTCCTCGCTGGCACGGATCTCCTTGTGGGGTGGGGCAGCCCCCCCACCGTGCTGGGCTCCCTGTTGGAGAGGGACAGTCACGCGGCCAGCGTGAGGGGCTGCGGGCCACCGAGCCTCACGGCCTGCCAGTGATGGGCAAGTGGCCTTCTGGGCTTGGGTCCCGCCCACCCACCGGTGGCACCTCCCCGGACCCACCCTCACAGAGGTCCCAGCACTAAACTCTCCCTCGCtctgttttttgaggaacctgaaTGAACCTGAAAGCAAAGACCGAGTGGAGACGCTCAGGTGAGAGGGCTGGAGCCGGCGCCGGCCCTGCGCGGGCCACCGGGCTCGTCACGAGCCTCCtgctcctctcttccttctgccaCACGGCTCTCCTCCCGTGCTTCTGCCCTGTCCCCACCCTCGTGGGGCCTCCCTCTCCTCAgagcacccctcacccccaccgcAGCAGGTGTGGGCCCTTCTCCTGAGATTCAGTAGATTCTGGAAGCAGGAGCCCCAGGCCGGGTGGTTGGGGCTAGACTCCCACCCACGGACAAGCTCAGCTCTCGTGAAGCAGCCACTTCTCTCTGTCCAGTCTGTGAACTGCTCGGGGCTACTGTGCGGTGCTCCCTATTCTTCCCCGGCCCTCTCCTGTTGGAAGGAAAGCATGGAGCTGTCACCTCATCACCCCTGGCCAGGGGCTGGCTTCTTCTCCCCGCTCTGCCCTGAGAGACGGGGGTGCAGGACTGCCCACCCTCCTCGCCCCGCTCTGCTCCCCGGGCCAGCTCTAACGCTCCCTCTTCCAGCACCGCTGCCTCTGGGGCACCCTCCCGCCGTCCTCTCTGGTCTCAGGGTCCATCTGCCGGGGGGCGCTCCCGTGGGTGGGACACCGCAGCGCCCGCCTGACGCCCGCCTCTGCCCTCTCCGCAGACCGCACGTGGTGGGCAGCGGCAGCAACGACAAGGAGAAGGACGAGTTCCGGGAGGCCAAGCCCCGCTCGCTGCGCTTCACGTGGAGCATGAAGACCACGAGCTCCATGGAGCCCAACGAGATGATGCGGGAGATCCGCAAGGTGCTGGACGCCAACAGCTGCCAGAGCGAGCTGCACGAGAAGTACATGCTGCTCTGCATGCACGGCACGCCCGGCCACGAGGACTTCGTGCAGTGGGAGATGGAGGTGTGCAAGCTGCCGCGGCTGTCTCTCAACGGGGTGCGCTTTAAGCGGATATCGGGCACCTCCATGGCCTTCAAAAACATTGCCTCCAAAATAGCCAACGAGCTTAAGCTTTAATAGGCTGCCAGGAGTGGGGGGCGTGGAGGCGGCCAGCTGGACTTAGCTGCTGGGGCCGGCGCTCCGCCCGCCCGGGTCAGACTGCAGAGATGGATCGGTGTGTCTCCCCTGCTggcacttccctccccacccttctcaGTTTTTTCTTCCATGTTTGTGGGGATGGGAGATggttctctccccctccccacggTTACCCCTGCCCAGATAGCCCCCCTTCCCCCTCTCTCCCACAGGAGGCAAAGgaagggggggaggggtgggggggcagggctCCCCCTCGGTACTGCGGTTGCACAGAGTATTTCGCCTAAACCAAGAAATTTTttattaccaaaaagaaaaaagaaaaaaaaaaatttcccagcgGCCACCTTTCCTCCCTGCCCCATTGGGACAGTCGAGACTGGATCTGTGGGGTTTCCCGGGAGGGTGGCTCAGGGCTGGAACACTCTCAGGCAAGAGTGGTGGAGTTCCCTGTCAGGCCCTCCGCCAGGCCCACTTTGggcttctcccctctcctctcctccttcccctccaagCAAACCACCAGAGGTGGCCTTCCCCTGACCTCAGGCCCCTGGGCTGGAGGCCTGGGcggctgggggctggggcgggggtgctGGCGGCAGCCTGGGGCTGGCAGGCTAGGCGCGGGGCTCGGCCTCCCTCCACACTGTATCCTCTGCCCCTCCTTCCCCAGAGGCTGGGCATTTCCTTCCACAAGCTGCTGTGGGGACTTTCGTTCCCCTCCTCAAAAAGTCTGTGCCATCTTCTCACCCCCTCCTGGGTAGAAGGCGGGGCTgaccccagggctgggagaggggagggaaccGCAGGGCAGATGGGCTCCCCGGCCCCCCGGGGGCCGCCCAGGCTGCTAGTCTCTGGAATAGGGACGATGGCATCCTCCTTTCTGGGAGAGCCTTTGTCTGAAAGCACAGCCCCCTCGCCAGTCCTCTCCCCGCTGCTCCTCTTCATTGGCATTAATCTGGGCACCAGCTAGTTCCATAGCAGTGACTTCCCTCACCACTCATCTCTCGGCCTTGCCTTCTCTTCCTCACACTGTCGCCCCTCCTCTCAGGAGACACTGCCCGGGGCCTCCAGGGCCGCCTGGCCGAGGCTGCAGAGGGCAGCGGGGCCCGGAGCCTCTGCCCTCCACGGGGCTGGGGGGCAGATAGGCCAAGGGCCTCCCAGCTCGCCGACCTCCGCAGCCAGTGTGGGAGTGGCTGGTTATGGGCGCTTGGCTGGTGGCAGCCGCTGCATCCCTTAATTTATTTCTCTGCTGTTTCTGTTCTTGAGAAATTGGGGGAGGGGGTCCTAAACAGAGGCTGCCTCTACCCTCACCTGAGTTGTACATTTTTTTgtgatgggttttattttttattttattattttattattttttttttttttgatttatgaTGACTCCACCCCTACTCATCACCCCACTCCCAGGCCTGGCTCCATGGCAAGTCGAGCCCTTGGGTCCCAGGAAGGGGCCTTGCCAACCTCAGCCCTCCCGCCCCAAGCCCTGACTGTGGGCTCCGGCTCCTACCAAgggctccctctccctccccccttcctGCCCTATGGAACAGCCCGGGTGCTCCCAGGGGCCCGGAGGGCAAGGCTTGGCTCCCAAAGGGGGTGGTGGCCGGGGGGCTCCCAGGCAAGgtggcccctccccacccagcccccctCCTGCACTTAGTCTCTCCTCTGGATCAAACACGTAATAAAGAGAATGTTTGGAATCTGAGCTGCCGCCTCCTGTTTCTTATCCCAGCTGGGCAGGGACCCAGGCCCCATGGGCAAGATACGGCCCAACCCACCTGCCTTGCTGGGGAGAACGGATTTCTGTCTGGGGCCTGGGGAAAGGACAGTGCTGGGTGGACCCATGGCCCCAAAAGAGACACTCAGCCTGGGACCCTTAAACCAAAAGAAGATTCAGTGAGCttgaaggttttatttttaaaaaaacattgaaaaataaaccCATGTCTGCATATGTTCCCAACCCTCCTTTCTCTAGGTTCGTGGGCAGGGGGGGCACCCTCAGAGCTCCTCAGCACTCCCCACCCGGCCCCTGAAGACAGGAGAGCTACCTCTCTGGCCCCAGGGGACctctctgcccacctccccctccagcgccctccccacctcacccagACTTATTGCTacaagaagggaaagaggaagaacagCCAACACCTTAAACtgtcctcacccccagcccccacactATGGTCACTACCCCCTACACACGAAGGGCAGGACCAAAGGCCAAGCCCTGGCAGCCTAGGAGGCAGCCATTCCAGTCCCAGCCAGGAAAAGAAAGTACCCTCAGGCCAGCTCACAAAGCCCCAGACCCTGGCCGGGCTTGGCCACCAGAAACAATGTGCAGAACCCACAGGGCCAGCTGTGCCCATCGCAGCAGCTCCAGGTCCTCAAAAGACCTGGCGCGAGCTCTAGTCCCTTCTGTCCTTGGTGAAGCCGGAGGTCCCCAAGGATGCCCTGCCGAGGGGTTCTGGAGCCTCTGGTTGGTGGAGAGCCTCAGGGCTCAGAGCGAGGGTGCTGGAGGCTCCAGAGGGGCTCCAAtcagggtgggtgggggctgaGGGCCAGGGCGGGCACTGTGGCGGGAGGCAGCCAGGGCAGGGCGGATGAGAGGTGGCGGCGGCTGGTTGGGGGCCAGCCGGGGCTGAAGGAAACGGCCCTGCTGGAGTGGGGGTGGCTGGCGAAGCAGGGTGGGGGCCGTGGGCAAGGGTGGCCTCAGCAGTGGGGGCGGCTGGGACAGCGAGgcggggggtggaggagggggcggCGCAGGGGGCCCCGATCGGGGTCCCGACGTGGAGACGGATGTAATCTGGACCTGAGGGGAGACAGAAGGGTGAGAAACCAGGTTCGCGCAGGCCCTCAGCCCAGCCTTTAAGGACGGAGGtggttcctctcctctctcctctgcagcatttctctctccccttctcaccTCATCATCTTCCTCTAGGGCTGGGGCTGGCAAGGGAGCCCCTCTCCTAGCCTCCTCCATGGGGACCGGGGCTCCAGGGGCCCCATCCTGCTCGGCCTCCCACTCCTGCAGCACCTCCTCCAGATTGAAGCGGCGCCGGTAGCTCACAAAGAAGGTCTTCACCTGGGTCAGAGTCTTGTTCCCAATCACCTCTGCAATAGCCCCAAAGTCTTTGCCATACCTACGGATGGCTGGAAGGGTCAAAAGGGCAGCAGAGTGTGAATACCGCCTTAGATCTAGTTACTTCCCTGATCCTTCCCCTCTGCCCCAGCTCCCTGGGGGGAAGGAGACACTCCTGGGGCCCTCTGTTCTCCCCAGAGCCTCACCCACCTTGTACAGCCAAGAGCTGCTCATCCGTGGTCCAGCGGGAGTTGAACTTGGTATTGGCCTGCAAAGCAAGGCATGGATCCTTGAGGCTCAAAAATAGGGGAACAGAGGGCCTGCTCTCCAAACCAAACTCCCCTTTCCTGCTCTGCCGCCAGCCAGAGTCCAGCTCCTCCCCCTGAACTTGGAAGAGCAGCCTCACCTCAGGGGGGCGGAGTGGATCAATGCCGCCCTCCAGGGCTTGGCGGAGGCTGCTATTGGTCTGCTTCATGCTTTGCACCTGGGAAGGTAAGTCAAGGGAGGGCCATCAAACTCCACGCCAGGAGGCCATCAATAGCAACCCTCACCCAGCCATCTACCTCATCTCATCGCTCACAACCATCCAGTAGGGGAGACACTGGGGTTCGCCCCTTTTCAAAGACCAgcgttattttttttaatgaccaaaaAAGAACATCAAGTTACCCAGAAGCCCAGAGAATGGGGAAGATGCAGGCTTGGCAACCACACAACCTCCCTAACAGCTCAGCTGCCCCAGTCAAGAGCTCCCAGCTGCTGACTGTCCCCTCTCACAGCTCCTTTCCCTGGGCCCTACCTGGCGCTTGAGGGAGATGAGCTGGGAGTCAAGACCTCGAAGCGTGAGGTTGGCAAGGTCCGGGCTCCCCGACACTGCGGTGAGGCCCTCGGGGCTCAGGTACATGCCTTTGGGCGGGCGCCTCCGAGTTCTCAGCGGATGATGGCGGTACTGGGAGCCCTGGGCCTCCTTCTTTCCTGGGCCCGGGCGGGCATTCAGGGGCCGAGAGGGCAGAGGCTgccagggaaaggagaggaggtgGGCAGTGCAGAGCCCAAGGAGAAGGTGGGCCAGCGGGCGGGCCAGCAGAGCTCTGCCCCCTCACCTCTCTCTTGGGGTCTCCAGCGTCCGGCTCCCCCTCACTAACGGCTCCTCGTCCCTCTTCAAGCTCATCGCTGCTTACACGGGGGCCAAGGAGCGGGTGAGGCAGGGGCTAGGGCCTGCAGGACCGCCACTTACCCCCACCCACAGCTTCCCCAGGCCCCCACCTGTCTTCCTTGTCCTTTCGGCCCCCAAGCCGCCGAGCCTGTCTGTCCATCACACTGGTCCGGCTGCGGGTCTTCTTCCAAGAGTAGTAATACTTCACCAGGCTGGGAATCAGCTTGTCAggcagctgggggcagggggcaacGCCAAAGGCTGGAGCCCACTTAAGACTCCAGGCCCCGGGAAGGCTTATCAGAAAGAAGCGGCCAAGGAACGCCGACAGGGGTGGAGGGCTTTACCATCTGCTGGATCCGCTGAAAGCACTTGCCATGGAAGCCAAAGGCCTGTTCAAACAGCACTTTGTCCTCTACCGTCCACTCATCCGGGAATGGGGTGAAGTTGGCCAGGTCAGCCAGCGACTTCTCTACGTCGTGTTTATGCCACAGGAGCATGCCCAGTGCCTGGCCCAGGAGAGAGAAGGACTCAGGCTCAGCTGCCCCCAGCACCGTGCTGTCTCCTCCCCGAATCCCTGCGGGGCCGAGGCTCACCTGCTCGATGTTGTAACCGTGCTTCTCCTTGGCCATCGCAATGTACTTGTCAACTGCAGGGGCAGGAGGAGCCAGCTCTTGGAGGAGGGGTTACAACTCCTAACCCAGGCCTGTCCAGACAGGGGTATGCCCCCAGGGACTAGGCCCCTGACCCTGAGCCCCAGggcaggggttgaacccacatgtcTCGGCCTCTAGCCCACTTCTGAGAAGAGCCGGCCGGCAGCTGACAGGAGAACCAGGCCCCCAGCTCCCAAGGGTAGACATGAACCCAGGGTCCCACCCCACTCACGCTTGGCATCTGACACACAGTGGTTGGGGGACCACACCAACATCCCCTTCAGCTCCTTGTTACTGTAGCGTGCGGGGCTCTCTGAAAGGCAAAGGACACCATCACCCAGCTGGCCCTGGCCTGGACCCATGGCCAGAGGGCGGCAGAGTGAGACCTGTAGGTGAGGCCCGAGGGGAAGGAGGAGTAGAGAACCAGACAGGAAGGCCGAGCAGGAAAACTAACCATGCCACAGGGCCGGccacccacccctgcctgccCCACCAGTGGGCGCCAGTCAAGGGCTCCCCCAGGTGGGGCTCAGGGGCTCAGGGCCAAGCCACGGGCCCTCAAGTCCCCTCCCTTCACAGTCCTGCCACTCACCAGGCTTGCACTCCGGAATTACGGCCTGGTAATTGGTTCCAACGCGGATCATGCTGTCTGTGGAGCCAGGGGGAGGCAGTCAGGACTCCAGGGAGGGAGGGCGGGAGGATGTGGCGGGGGAGGTGGCTGGCCTGGAGTTCTCCTTCCTGACCACCCAGGGCCCCCACCTTTCAGGAGGCTCACTTTTCCCTGACCATCTTCTCAGTTACCCTCAGTTACAGAAGCAACTGGAAAAGGGAGAGACTTGCCCAGCCATAGCCCTGGGCgggggggggctggggggggagAATAGGGGCCAGTTTTAAAGCCCAGGCCCAGCAGAGCCCTTTGTTCTGACTTggtgggggggagaggggggtTGGAGGGCTGCCCCTAGACCTGGACCACAGCCCTGCAGGGAATCCAAGGCTCCTCCCCACCACATGAGCCTCACGGCTTGGTGTGGAGGTGTCTTTCCAGCTCCTGCCCCGGCCAGACCTCAGTCCCCTGCAAGGTGGTAAGGTATGAGGAGCCTAAGCTGTGAAAGGGAGTGACGCCTGAGTACCTCGGGGacggagggcagggagggggcaggcaggacCGCCTCCCCGGCAGCTAGGGGCCCAGCCTCCAGATTCCCCGTGCCGGCTTGGGGGCAGCAAGGCAGAGGCTCCGATTCAGGGAGGGCAGGAACCATGCCTAATAGTACCCCTGGGGCCGGCAACTCTCCCCCGCGCCgcggcgcccccccccccacccggcCGGTGCGCCTTTAACCCCAGGCTGCCGGGCTCACCGTGCGAGTGCTCCTCCTCGCTGCTGTCATCCTCCGAGTGCGGCTGTCCGCCGTTGGGCGCCGTCTTGGCCCGGCTGCGGGACAGGATCCCGGAGCCCGCGCTCGGTTTCTCCATCACCGAGGGCATCACCCCCGCCCAGCTGCCCCGGGGGGCGCGGGAGCCTTCGCAGAGCCGCGGTGGTTGCCGCGCTCGCCCGGAGTGCCGTGCCCGGCCCGGCCTGGAGGGGTCGCCACTGAGGCTAGGAGAGGCAGGAGGTCAAGCGTGGCTAGGGTCCGGCGGGGCAGAAGCCCAGCGGGCAGCCCGGCACTCTCCGCGACCCCCAGAGGTGAGGGGAGCCAGAAAAGTTTGTGTAGAAGTGGGGTACGCGGGGGAAGAGCCGCAAGGTCCGGTGCGGCTGCGGCGCGCTCGCTCTGTACGCCCCCACGAAATTGGGGGCTCCCCGGAGAAGTCGGGGCAACCTGCCCTCGGGGCGCCCTGGAGCCCCAATTGCCCGCCTGCCCACGCAGTTCAGCGAGCGGGCGCTGCGGCGCAACtgccgcccgcccccgcccctccccgcgaGCTCCGCGTCTCTCGGCTGCACCAGGATGCCCCACTCCCCGGGCGGGGACCCCTGTCCGGACCAGACCCCCGCCTGCGACGGCAGccgccggcggcggcggcggcgggacgGCGCGCACGGCGCGCGGCGCTGGGGCAGAGTTGCCGGGAGGCGGGGGAGCGCAGCCGCGGGCGCCGCCTCGCACCCTCGCCGGCGcgctcgctcgctcgctctcCCGGCGCGCTCGGGCTGCTCGCTCGCTCGCCCGCCCGCCCGCTCTCCGCCGCCGCTCGCTCCTCGCGCACACAATGAAGCTGCTGGCAGGGAAGTAGTGCCGGCTGCGGCctcagcacccctcccccagccgaTGCCTCCGCCAGCTGAACAtctggccctggggtgggaggcagggcccggggggcggggcctgggggccGGGGCTAGACCTCCGGGGGGTGGGGTCAGGACCCGGGTGGCGCGCGCTTCCCTCTGCCGGCCCCCGGGGCTCGCAGACTTGCCCCCCTGGGGGAGAccctctgcccccccaccccacccccaggagtaGCCAGGGGTCAGCCCCACCCACGCGCACACCAGCCCCACACAGCAGCGGGCTCGGGTTACCGCCGCCTGCCCTGGGGGCCCTGAGGccgcctgcccgcccgcccgcccgggtGGAGCCCAGCTTTTCCTTCCATTTCCCTTCCTGCCAAGGAACTCCCCGCCCCCCCTTCCGCAGGGgggacccccccacacacacacacacttcatgcGCCCTTGGGGGCCAGAGCGGATGGGAGGCCGGACAGGCTAGGATTGAATTCCTCCAGGAGCTACCGGGCCAAGGAGCCTGGCTTCTGGTGTGCATCTGTGGGTCCCCAGGGGTCACCTCAATTCCCTTTAACGGCTGCAATGCGCACCCCAAAACAGTGGCCCATGGGGTTGCGGGATGGGGCGTGGGAAGTGCAGGGGAAGACCTGGACTGCAGATTGGAGGGAAGCTGGGGGTCTGTCCTCCctgacccacccccacccccgccccgagtTCACTGTCACCCCAGCTGGGAgcagcagccccctcccccaggacgaGCACGGGCAGAGTGACAGACCGGGAAGCGGGTAGCGCGGCACAGACggagaggggggagggggtgggcagagaCTTTCAAAGCCAGACCCAGCCACCCTGCCAGGCACACAAAGAGCCAGCACACACACCGGCGGCGGCGGCTCGGAGCCTGCGAGCCGCGCCGGTGCCCGTCCCCGCCGCCCCAGGCACGTGCTGCGGCGCACACAGGCCGAGGCCCCCTCCCGCCCGTGGCCCCTCCCACCCGAACCCCGGACTCCCAGACGCACCTCCGCCCGGGCACACCCCGCTGTGCCCAGGCTGAGCCGAGCCGGCGCTCGcaccctcctctcccttcccttcccttcctcggCCACTCTGTAATCAGATTCCTAAATTTAGAAGCAACCCCGGGCCCAGCCAGGGGTCCCCGCCCCCACACGCTGCCTGCGGCCAGCCGGCCGGGGTCCTGCGGTCGGGCCACGACCCGGCCGGGGCCTCCAGGTCCCGGGGGCTCCTGAGGGCGGCCGGGCAGAGTCAGGCCCGACCCCACCCGGCTGCGGTGCTGTCGGGCCACAACTGGGGCCACCCAGCCGGCGGCCACGTTGCCCGCCACACCTCCGGCCAGAGCGCTGGGGcctttttcctcctcttaaaTCATGGGTTGGGCACCAAGCCCCAGGGTGGGGAGGTCTGGATAGAGGAGAACGAATAGGCCAAGGGCAGGTCTGAGCTGTGAGGTCGGCTACAAATGAAAAGAACCTCCTCAGCCTAAGCCCTCCTGAGTGGCAGggtgccaccccacccccagcacctccAATCTTTAGGGAGCCTCTCATCTCTGTCCCCTCCCGCCTGGCAGGCAGCCAGGGCTGCTCACAGCTCTCTCCTATGATGGAGTCTTCCATTTTGCCCACAGCAGCCCCCCCATTAGGCAGGGCCTGGGCTGGGTCCCCCAATTCCCCCTGGCCTCTTTTCCATACTCCTACTCAAGGTCCAGGGCCCAGCATCTCACCTCACCCCCAGACCTCAGCATCATGCTCATTctggcctccctcctcccagTCTGCCCCAGGTACCCCCAGCCACCAGCATCCTGCCATCCTTTGCACCCTGCCCCCCATAAAGAGGTAGCTGTGTTCTCACTTCTCCCTGGAGCCTGGAGCTCAGGGCCAGAGAAGATTCTACactggaggtgggggcagggagagaaggttTATGCCTTGGAGTTGAAGAGGAGCGGGGGAGTCCACAGACCCTGGTGTGTGATGAGGCTTCTGCCTAGGAGGTGGGACACCACATGGGAAGGGTATCCTAGGAATTTGGGGATGACTGTGGGGGCCACCATGTCCAGAGAAGAGATACATTCCTAGTGAGCAAACCTCCCCAGGGGGAATCCTTGCAGGGTtaggagggggaggggcaaggccccaccctcccacctgctgcaggcgccccccacccctccccagctgGCCCCCTCTTTTGTGCAAAGCCACACAAAGGACAAGGGGCCCGGGCGGCCTGGCCATCTGCTCCCAGCAGCCAGAAGGCTCTTAAAGAGACAgcaccccctccctgccctggggcTGTAGGGTGCAGTAGAGCGGGCGCTCCAACCCAACCTGGTCTCAGCGGTACCCCACATGCCGCCCACTTTTCCctggctcccccagccccaggtgAGGAATCCTCCTCTCCCAGAGCACCGAGGTGCCACGTGGCCTGGAACACAGGGGTGTGGGAGGGGGAGCAAGGAGGCAGCCAGGGACcagcccctcctctcctgccttaGGCAGAGGGGCCGGGGGAGCTCAGCACGGGGGTCCCTCGGCTCCCTGAGGCCACCTTGGAGCTTTGTGAGGGCCGCCGGTCTCCTGGAGCGCCCTCCCGCCGGGGAGCTCCCCTTGCCCTTCCTCAGGGAGGATGCGGGTGCTTGCTTTTTGAGGCCTGCAGGCTGCTGGGCAGGAGCCCAGTGATCTGATCCGGGCACATTTATTTCCTGCGTTttccagttgaggaaactgaggcttgccAGAGCCCCCACAGGGGCCTCCACGAAACTAAAGCCGCAGGCTGTGTCCGCAGGCAGCCTCCCACTGCCCGCCCAGGCCAGATAAGGCTCCTCACCCATGAGATCTCCAGAGAAGCCGGAGCCTTTGCCACACTGCTAGAGATACAAGTTTACAATATTTGTGTGATTGTttatttctccactgtctccctgcTGAGCCACTGGCGGGGATTAGGTCCCCTGTGTTCGTTGCTGTGTTCTCGGCGCCTGGtatatagtaggcactcaatatttgctgaataagtgCCAGAAGCTCCCAAatccttcctcttcactttcctctgtcctctgcgTGTTAGGCAtctcaccccctccctcctcctcgaGTTGAGGCAGAGGGGACAAAGGTCGAAGCGGGGATGctgggagagaaaaggagggtgaccttgaacaagccatcagcctcccctctccctcctcccaaagGCGGGGGCGGCTCCAGCCAATCCTGAACCCGTAGCCCTGCCAGACAGACTGGGACTGTCCTGAGCTCTGGCCAGGCCAGCCTGGCCGCTGCGGCGTGGTGCCTGGGACCCTGGCCAGGCCCTCGGTGGCCACAGCCAAGGGGCTCAGCTTGGGGAGGGTGGCAGGCGGGCGGGCccttgggtgggggagggagggtggcaaGATCTCAGGAAAAACCTGGCTGAGCGGCTGGGAGAGTGGAGGCCGGGGGAGATGAAGCTGGGGAAATGGAGAAGGTGGGCTATAGCGCTAAAGGAGCGTGGGAGGGCCAGGGGGCCTCCCTTCGGGGCCCCCATCCCCTCAACCTGCCCAGACAGGACCTtggttcctccctccctcccagggcccccccccccgcccgcccccccagGCCCACTGGCAGGATGTGTGG
The nucleotide sequence above comes from Cervus canadensis isolate Bull #8, Minnesota chromosome 29, ASM1932006v1, whole genome shotgun sequence. Encoded proteins:
- the RCOR2 gene encoding REST corepressor 2 isoform X1 translates to MPSVMEKPSAGSGILSRSRAKTAPNGGQPHSEDDSSEEEHSHDSMIRVGTNYQAVIPECKPESPARYSNKELKGMLVWSPNHCVSDAKLDKYIAMAKEKHGYNIEQALGMLLWHKHDVEKSLADLANFTPFPDEWTVEDKVLFEQAFGFHGKCFQRIQQMLPDKLIPSLVKYYYSWKKTRSRTSVMDRQARRLGGRKDKEDSDELEEGRGAVSEGEPDAGDPKREPLPSRPLNARPGPGKKEAQGSQYRHHPLRTRRRPPKGMYLSPEGLTAVSGSPDLANLTLRGLDSQLISLKRQVQSMKQTNSSLRQALEGGIDPLRPPEANTKFNSRWTTDEQLLAVQAIRRYGKDFGAIAEVIGNKTLTQVKTFFVSYRRRFNLEEVLQEWEAEQDGAPGAPVPMEEARRGAPLPAPALEEDDEVQITSVSTSGPRSGPPAPPPPPPPASLSQPPPLLRPPLPTAPTLLRQPPPLQQGRFLQPRLAPNQPPPPLIRPALAASRHSARPGPQPPPTLIGAPLEPPAPSL
- the RCOR2 gene encoding REST corepressor 2 isoform X2, which codes for MPSVMEKPSAGSGILSRSRAKTAPNGGQPHSEDDSSEEEHSHDSMIRVGTNYQAVIPECKPESPARYSNKELKGMLVWSPNHCVSDAKLDKYIAMAKEKHGYNIEQALGMLLWHKHDVEKSLADLANFTPFPDEWTVEDKVLFEQAFGFHGKCFQRIQQMLPDKLIPSLVKYYYSWKKTRSRTSVMDRQARRLGGRKDKEDSDELEEGRGAVSEGEPDAGDPKREPLPSRPLNARPGPGKKEAQGSQYRHHPLRTRRRPPKGMYLSPEGLTAVSGSPDLANLTLRGLDSQLISLKRQVQSMKQTNSSLRQALEGGIDPLRPPEANTKFNSRWTTDEQLLAVQGPDYIRLHVGTPIGAPCAAPSSTPRLAVPAAPTAEATLAHGPHPASPATPTPAGPFPSAPAGPQPAAATSHPPCPGCLPPQCPPWPSAPTHPDWSPSGASSTLALSPEALHQPEAPEPLGRASLGTSGFTKDRRD